The sequence GCGCACTCCGGGTACGGCGTTGACGACCTCCGCCGCTCGGTCGAGGCCCGGCTGCCCCGCCCGGCTGTGGAGGTCCGCGCGGTCCTGCCGTACGACCGGGGTGACCTGGTGGCCCGGGTGTACCAGCAGGGCGAGGTGCTCAGCACGGCGCACCTGCCCGAGGGCACCCTGCTGCATGTCCGGGTCGGTGCGGCGCTCGCCGCGGAGTTGGCGCCCTTCCAGTCGATCGAGGCGACCGATCCCGGGCCCATGCCGGCGCCTGCGGCGGCGGGATCCGGGGCGCGTTCGTAGCGGTTCAGTGTTGGGCGGCGGTGATCCACCGGCATGCGACACTAAACGGATGCGTCGCTTTCTCGCCCTGATCACGGGTGCCCTCAGCCTGCTGGGGGCAGTCGCGGTAGCCATCGGTGTAGTCCTGGTCGTGGTGCCGTCGCCGGCTGCGGCGGAGGGGCAGAAGCGTTGCACCGTCACCGACGACCGGCTGCGGGAGCTGTCCGGGCTGGTGGCCACCGAAACCGGCTACATCGTGATCAACGACGGCACCGACGTGGAGAGTCACAAGCGGGTCTTCTTCCTGGACGCCGACTGCGAGGTCGTCGGGGAACCGGTCCGCTACTCCGTCGGCGGCCCGCTGGACACCGAGGACCTGGCGTTGTCGCCGGACGGAGAGACCCTCTGGATCGCCGACACCGGCGACAACGTGACCGGTGACCGTCGTGAGCGGGTGGCGGTGTGGAGCATGCCGGTGAGCGGTGACGAAAGGCCGGTTCTGCACCGCCTCGCCTACCCGGACGGCGAGCCGCGGGACGCCGAGGCCCTGGTTATCGACGATGACGGCGTCCCGGTGATCGTTACCAAGGTCGCTCTCGGCAAGGCCGAGATCTTCACCGTTGATGGTGAGCTACCCAGTGGCGACACCGAACCGGGGAAGATGAAAAAGCTCGGCGAGGTGGAGCTGCCGACGACCGAGACCGAGAACGCGTTCGGGTCGGCCGGGCGTACGGCGATCACCGGTGCCGCCCGCTCACCGGATGGCGGTCGGGTGGTGCTGCGTACCTATGCGGATGCCTTCGAGTACGACGTTGCCGACGGCGACCTTGTGACGGCGCTGACGACGACGGAACCGCGGGTGACTCCGCTCGCGGATCCGTTTGGTGAGGCGATCGCCTACACCCCGGACGGCACGACCTTTCTGACCGTTTCCGACGGCGGCACCCTCGACGCCGGCGAGCCGATCGACGTCCTGTCGTACGCGCCGACGCCGAGGTCGGAGTCAGCCTCGGAGGCGAACGCCGACGGATCGGAGGAGTCGACGGCCTCCTGGTTCGACAGCCTCTCGACGCAGGAGACCGCGTACCTGGTCATCGCCGCTGTGGGCTTGATCGGTGTGGGACTGGTCGGGGTCGGCGTGACGGGCGTCGTGCGAGCCCGGCGGCGACCGGTCAAGCGCACGGGTGCCGGCGGGTCAGCCGGTGACGACGGTTCACGCGGCTCCACCGACCGTCCCCGCGGCGCTGTCTACGGCGGCGGACCGGCCGCCGGGGCCCACGGGGCGCGTCGGGAGCCGGGCCATGCGGCAGCTCCGGCCGACAACGGTGGGTATGGCGGTGGCCGCCCGGGGGAGGGGGGCCGTCCCGCTGCCGGTGTCTACGGCCGGCGGCCTGCCGGTGGTGCTGGTGGGCCCCGTCCTGCTGCTGGTGGCCAGGACTCTGGCGGCGGTCGTGCGGCCGATGGGGGCCGTGGCGGCGGCGTGTATGGCGGTGGTGGCGTGCACGGCGGTGGTCGTGCCCAGCCACCGCGCCGCGACCGCGGTGGGGCAGCTCCGCGCGATGGTCGGCGCCGCGAGTCCGGTTCCGGCCCGGGCGGGCCCGGGCCGGAGTCAGGCGGTGGTTTCGGCCGCCATGGCGGCCGCTACTGATCCGGGCCGTACGGCGGCCGCTACGGGACGCGGCCGCCACTGGTCAGATACGGCGGAGTACCGTGACGACCCGGCCCATGATGGTGGCATCGTCGCCCGCTATCGGGTCGAAGGCCGGGTTCTGCGGCATCAGCCAGACGTGTCCGTCTCGCCGTCGGTAGGTCTTCACCGTCGCCTCGCCGTCCAGCATGGCGGCCACGATGTCGCCGGATTCGGCGGTGGGTTGCTGTCGGACGACGACCCAGTCGCCGTCGCAGATCGCCGCGTCCAGCATCGAGTCGCCCTTGACCTGGAGCATGAAGACCTCCCCCTCGCCGACCAACTCGCGGGGGAGCGGGAAGATGTCTTCGATGGCCTGTTCGGCGAGAATCGGACCGCCGGCGGCGATCCGGCCCAGCATCGGCACATAGGCCGGGGCCGGCCGCTGTGCGAGTGCGGCCTCGTCGTCGAGGGCGTCGCCGGGGGGCCGGACGTCGACGGCGCGCGGCCGGTTTGGGTCGCGGCGCAGAAAGCCCTTC comes from Salinispora tropica CNB-440 and encodes:
- the lexA gene encoding transcriptional repressor LexA; translated protein: MTEDRTNRPKSPQEITEAGTASTRRRRTARSRTGSPAVRPVTPVVSAYPEPATVDLTARQRRILEFIRTWVEQHGYPPSVREIGEAVGLVSPSSVAYQLKELEKKGFLRRDPNRPRAVDVRPPGDALDDEAALAQRPAPAYVPMLGRIAAGGPILAEQAIEDIFPLPRELVGEGEVFMLQVKGDSMLDAAICDGDWVVVRQQPTAESGDIVAAMLDGEATVKTYRRRDGHVWLMPQNPAFDPIAGDDATIMGRVVTVLRRI